In a genomic window of Cryptococcus depauperatus CBS 7841 chromosome 8, complete sequence:
- a CDS encoding threonine ammonia-lyase, biosynthetic yields MSKPNPAAGSSHLLKYSTAINEYSSAAPMPSLPAGHKDEVVPSHLYEKLPAHFLLQDENGNQVPDYLRMILMSKVYSAPLNLKETPLMFAVNLSTRLGNEIWIKREDLQPVFSFKIRGAYNMMANLSEGEKKKGVITCSAGNHAQGVALSGKALNVPAVVVMPVSTPSIKWRNVQRLGAQIVLYGRDFDEAKAECLRLEKEKGFTFVPPYDNPYVIAGQGTVAMEICRQITDADELDGIFASIGGGGLSAGIAAYMKRVAKPSVGVYGVETVDGDAMEKSLQEGKRVLLDEVGPFADGTAVRLVGEEPFRVCKAFMDSVVKVNNDEICAAIKDVFEETRSIPEPSGALALAGLKAHIIRNNLQGAGKRFVAIISGGNMNFGRLRFVAERADVGERREVLMSVRIPERPGSFLKFHSLLGERAVTEFSYRYSNNQIGYIICSFLLSSASSSSSGPSPEVRAREITEIFEEFKTMDIEAVDLSEDEFAKSHVRHLVGGRSSVDDERVFRFEFPERPGALGNFLKGMKVEWNISMFHYRNHGADVGKVVIGVQVPPRDYPMFDKFLDELGYPYVEETHNEAYAMFLKA; encoded by the exons ATGTCGAAACCGAATCCAGCTGCTGGCTCTTCCCATCTCTTAAAATACTCCACAGCAATAAACGAGTATTCCTCTGCAGCACCCATGCCATCGCTTCCAGCAGGACACAAGGATGAAGTTGTCCCTTCTCATTTATACGAAAAACTACCGGCGcatttccttctccagGACGAAAATGGGAATCAGGTTCCAGATTACCTGAGAATGATATTGATGT CAAAGGTCTACTCAGCCCCTCTCAACCTTAAAGAAACTCCTCTGATGTTCGCTGTCAATCTCTCTACCCGTCTTGGAAATGAA ATTTGGATCAAGCGCGAAGATCTCCAGCCAgtattttctttcaaaatcCGGGGAGCGTACAATATGATGGCCAACCTCTctgaaggagagaagaaaaagggcGTTATAACTTGTTCTGCGG GAAACCATGCACAGGGCGTAGCTCTTTCAGGTAAAGCTCTCAATGTCCCCGCTGTAGTTGTTATGCCCGTCTCTACTCCTTCTATTAAGTGGAGAAATGTTCAACGTCTAGGAGCTCAGATAGTTCTCTATGGTCGTGATTTCGACGAGGCTAAAGCTGAATGCCTGCGGCtcgagaaagaaaaaggtttCACCTTTGTGCCTCCTTATGACAACCCATATGTTATAGCCGGCCAGGGAACTGTGGCCATGGAGATTTGTCGCCAAATCACCGATGCTGATGAACTTGACGGTATCTTTGCTTCCATTGGCGGAGGTGGCCTGTCTGCTGGTATCGCGGCTTATATGAAGCGAGTAGCAAAGCCTTCTGTGGGTGTTTATGGTGTGGAGACTGTTGACGGAGATGCAATGGAAAAATCCCTCCAGGAAGGCAAGAGGGTCCTCTTGGATGAGGTCGGGCCCTTTGCTGATGGAACGGCTGTGAGGTTGGTGGGAGAAGAACCGTTCAGAGTCTGCAAAGCATTCATGGATAGCGTGGTTAAGGTCAACAATGACGAAATCTGTGCTGCCATCAAGGATGTATTTGaag AAACTCGATCTATACCTGAACCATCAGGCGCTCTTGCACTCGCTGGCCTTAAAGCTCACATAATTCGCAATAACCTGCAAGGTGCCGGCAAACGGTTTGTCGCCATCATCTCTGGCGGCAACATGAACTTTGGTAGACTCAGATTTGTAGCCGAGAGAGCAGATGTTGGTGAAAGACGAGAAGTGTTGATGAGCGTGAGGATACCTGAACGGCCTGGCAG TTTCTTAAAATTTCATTCCTTGCTGGGTGAACGAGCGGTGACTGAATTTTCATACCGATATTCCAACAATCAAATAGGTTACATCATCTGTTCGTTCCTCCTCTCatctgcctcttcttcctcttctggACCTTCTCCGGAGGTTCGTGCCAGAGAGATTACAGAAATTTTTGAGGAATTCAAGACTATGGATATTGAGGCTGTTGATTTGAGCGAAGATGAGTTTGCAAAGAGCCATGTGAGGCATTTGGTCGGTGGTAGAAGTAGTGTAGACGACGAACGCGTTTTTAGATTTGAATTCCCAGAAAGACCAGGAGCATTGGGTAATTTCCTGAAGGGCATGAAAGTAGAATGGAACATTTCCATGTTTCATTATCGTAATCATGGAGCTG ACGTCGGCAAGGTTGTCATCGGTGTACAAGTCCCGCCTCGAGATTATCCGATGTTTGACAAGTTTCTTGACGAACTGGGCTATCCATATGTTGAGGAAACACATAACGAAGCGTACGCTATGTTTTTAAAAGCCTAG